In Kordia antarctica, the following proteins share a genomic window:
- a CDS encoding gamma carbonic anhydrase family protein yields the protein MIKPLNNKHPKFGTDCFIAENATIIGEVSMGNQCSIWYNAVLRGDVHFIKMGNKVNVQDGAVIHATYQKSPTTIGNNVSIGHNAIVHGCTIHDNVLIGMGSIVMDDCVVESNSIIAAGAVVTKNTHVKSGSIYAGVPAKKVKDISEELISGEINRIADNYVKYSGWYKGDD from the coding sequence ATGATAAAACCACTAAACAACAAACACCCAAAATTCGGAACCGATTGTTTCATTGCTGAAAACGCTACTATTATTGGCGAAGTCAGTATGGGAAATCAATGTAGTATTTGGTACAATGCAGTGTTGCGTGGCGATGTGCATTTCATTAAAATGGGCAATAAGGTAAATGTGCAAGATGGCGCAGTAATTCATGCTACGTATCAAAAATCACCAACAACGATTGGAAATAATGTTTCTATCGGACATAATGCAATTGTGCATGGTTGTACAATTCATGATAATGTATTGATCGGAATGGGAAGTATTGTCATGGACGATTGCGTAGTGGAAAGTAACAGTATTATTGCCGCTGGAGCTGTTGTGACTAAAAATACACATGTAAAATCGGGCAGTATTTATGCAGGCGTTCCCGCGAAAAAGGTGAAAGATATTAGCGAGGAATTAATTTCGGGAGAAATCAATCGGATTGCGGATAATTATGTGAAGTATTCGGGTTGGTATAAAGGAGACGATTAA
- a CDS encoding LytR/AlgR family response regulator transcription factor yields MQLQTIIVEDEEISREILKKYLAKYCPNVHVIGEASNIDDALILIRNNELDLVFLDVEMPFGNAFDLLEKVGDRSFETIFVTAYDHYAIEALNSHASYYLLKPISIDELIKAVDHVIAVKSKEERLEENVTATNIEMINGKITIPQQDGFQVLNVAEIIYCKADDNYTEIYINNSKIVVSKTLKHFEDILEKYPFARVHKSFLVNVNEVVKYKKGKGGSVVLSNGKEVMVSSTKKANLLSYFK; encoded by the coding sequence ATGCAACTACAAACTATTATTGTTGAAGACGAAGAAATAAGCAGAGAAATTCTCAAAAAATATCTTGCAAAATACTGTCCAAATGTACATGTTATTGGTGAAGCTTCTAATATTGATGATGCGCTTATTTTGATCCGAAACAACGAGTTGGATTTGGTTTTTTTAGATGTAGAAATGCCTTTTGGAAATGCTTTTGATTTGTTGGAAAAAGTAGGTGATCGTTCATTTGAAACCATTTTTGTCACTGCGTACGATCATTATGCGATTGAAGCATTAAACAGTCATGCGTCGTATTATTTATTAAAACCAATTTCGATTGACGAATTAATCAAAGCCGTAGATCATGTAATTGCTGTAAAAAGTAAAGAAGAACGTTTGGAAGAGAATGTAACGGCTACGAATATTGAAATGATTAATGGCAAAATTACCATTCCGCAACAAGATGGTTTTCAAGTGTTGAATGTTGCCGAAATTATTTATTGCAAAGCAGATGATAATTACACGGAAATCTACATTAACAATTCTAAAATTGTAGTGAGTAAAACCTTGAAACATTTTGAAGATATCTTAGAAAAATATCCTTTTGCACGTGTTCATAAATCGTTCTTAGTAAATGTAAACGAAGTTGTAAAATACAAAAAAGGAAAAGGCGGAAGCGTTGTATTGAGCAATGGAAAAGAAGTGATGGTTTCCTCGACTAAGAAAGCGAATTTGTTGTCGTATTTTAAATAA
- a CDS encoding tetratricopeptide repeat protein — protein MTKLLSLFLFLCLVSFQESVAQNDSDEAKKISRAVFTVRGEIRGKTDRTPVSDATIRVVGGEVVKTNAFGRFTIRTRIGDQLVIEHPSFGQEFHTISDGEPLLVLVDGFDAQDLETKKQERVTNFKRHKVLLDSAVLFKKKDIDKSIEYIEKALENLYDNNDQKQLSDSYTILGDIYAYWKQYDLAISNYKIALEMYSTSRLWISLGTTQLLNKEYEEAIVSFTTILRNNLSRYQQTTSYESLGDAHKALKKYDKALEYYNKALAIAKEDLITPKITDLNSKIADNYAAKGDVKIANGLFLNSLNLASEENVNRAIVEQNRVADFYNATNSYDKEIELRKQNLVDLKKSGVEEKEISGLLKDSTTITSQKINYKIGNAFLLQEKYDEAIPYFEKSISEANTKGDLIVEKDATRKISETYESLGAFEKAKQAFEEYVQLVNELVLVKEQEISQASRFTKRIQENQIRILSLEADRVIERSRNENYLREQGLIEESNTRQKYTIYSLIFGMTLLVFTIYLLYRNSKQQKLANNLLALKSLRTQMNPHFIFNALNSVNNYIAINDERNANRYLSEFSTLMRSVLENSDEDFIPLSKELELLELYVRLEHMRFQDKFEYEINVDESLNVSDFQIPPMLLQPYIENAIWHGLRYKKEKGYLRISISAKTDEMLEISIEDDGIGRKRSMELKTKNQLRQKSKGMGNIKKRIAILNDMYKDKVDVSIADVSEDGHGTKVILTLKKD, from the coding sequence ATGACAAAACTGCTATCTCTATTTCTATTCCTATGCTTGGTTTCGTTTCAAGAAAGTGTTGCGCAAAACGATTCTGATGAAGCGAAAAAAATATCCAGAGCTGTTTTTACAGTGCGAGGAGAAATTAGAGGAAAAACCGATAGAACTCCTGTGTCAGATGCCACCATTCGTGTTGTTGGCGGAGAAGTTGTGAAAACAAATGCGTTTGGACGATTTACCATTCGTACGCGAATTGGCGACCAATTAGTCATAGAACATCCGAGTTTTGGACAAGAGTTTCATACCATTTCCGACGGAGAACCTTTGCTTGTATTGGTTGATGGATTTGATGCACAAGATTTAGAAACGAAAAAACAAGAGCGCGTAACCAACTTTAAACGTCATAAAGTTTTATTAGATTCTGCTGTACTATTCAAAAAAAAGGACATTGATAAAAGTATTGAATACATAGAAAAAGCATTAGAAAATTTATACGATAACAACGATCAAAAGCAACTTTCAGATTCCTATACAATTCTCGGCGATATTTATGCGTATTGGAAACAGTACGATTTGGCAATAAGCAATTACAAAATTGCACTAGAAATGTATAGCACAAGTCGCTTATGGATTTCACTCGGAACCACACAATTACTCAATAAAGAATACGAAGAAGCGATTGTTTCTTTTACTACGATTCTACGAAACAACTTATCAAGATATCAGCAAACAACGTCATATGAAAGTTTGGGAGATGCACACAAAGCATTAAAAAAGTACGATAAAGCATTAGAATATTATAACAAAGCATTGGCAATTGCAAAAGAAGATTTAATCACACCAAAAATTACAGATTTAAACTCTAAAATTGCGGATAATTATGCCGCAAAAGGAGATGTGAAAATTGCAAACGGATTGTTTTTAAACTCATTGAATTTAGCTTCTGAAGAAAATGTAAATCGCGCCATTGTTGAACAGAATAGAGTAGCCGACTTTTACAATGCTACAAATTCATATGATAAAGAAATTGAATTGCGGAAGCAAAATTTGGTTGATTTAAAGAAATCTGGCGTTGAGGAAAAAGAAATTTCTGGACTTCTAAAAGATTCTACCACAATTACTTCGCAAAAAATTAATTATAAAATTGGAAATGCCTTCTTACTCCAAGAAAAATATGATGAAGCCATTCCATATTTCGAAAAAAGTATCTCAGAAGCAAACACAAAAGGAGATTTAATTGTAGAAAAAGATGCCACACGAAAAATTTCGGAAACCTACGAATCACTTGGTGCTTTTGAGAAAGCAAAGCAAGCATTTGAAGAATATGTGCAATTGGTCAACGAATTGGTTTTGGTAAAAGAACAGGAAATTTCACAAGCAAGTCGATTCACCAAAAGAATTCAAGAAAATCAAATTCGAATTTTAAGTTTAGAAGCTGATCGTGTGATTGAACGTTCTAGAAACGAAAACTATTTGCGCGAACAAGGATTGATCGAGGAAAGCAATACGCGACAGAAATACACTATTTATTCGTTGATTTTTGGAATGACGTTGTTGGTATTTACCATTTATCTGTTATATCGAAATAGCAAACAGCAAAAGTTGGCAAACAATTTATTAGCACTAAAATCATTGCGAACACAGATGAATCCGCACTTTATTTTCAATGCGTTAAATTCTGTAAATAATTATATTGCAATTAATGATGAACGCAATGCAAATCGGTATTTATCGGAGTTTTCTACGTTGATGCGTTCCGTTTTGGAAAATTCGGATGAAGATTTTATTCCATTATCAAAAGAATTGGAATTGCTTGAATTGTATGTGCGATTGGAACATATGCGTTTTCAAGATAAATTTGAGTATGAAATAAACGTTGACGAAAGCTTGAATGTTTCTGACTTTCAAATTCCGCCAATGTTATTGCAACCGTATATTGAAAACGCTATTTGGCACGGGTTGCGTTATAAAAAAGAAAAAGGATACCTGCGCATTTCCATTTCGGCAAAGACCGATGAAATGCTTGAAATTAGTATTGAAGATGACGGAATTGGCAGAAAACGTTCGATGGAATTAAAGACGAAAAACCAACTGCGTCAAAAATCGAAAGGAATGGGAAATATCAAAAAACGGATTGCCATTTTAAATGATATGTATAAAGATAAAGTGGATGTTTCTATCGCGGATGTTTCCGAAGACGGACACGGAACTAAAGTAATATTAACGCTTAAAAAAGACTAA
- the murI gene encoding glutamate racemase, which yields MNNSPIGIFDSGVGGTSIWREIHKLLPHENTIYLADSKNAPYGPKGKDRITELSIKNTELLLEKGCKLIVVACNTATTNAIKYLRENYDVPFIGIEPAIKPAALQTKSKAIGILATKGTLSSELFHKTTDLYTNGIKIIEQVGEGLVPLIENGEIDTPEMENLLKIYLKPMLEANIDYLVLGCSHYPYLIPKLKTLLPKHVTIIDSGIAVAKQTASILESLNLSTQEKTSGDCLFYSNGNPEILNEILQDDFLVEGLVF from the coding sequence ATGAACAATTCTCCGATTGGTATATTTGATTCAGGCGTTGGCGGCACTTCAATTTGGCGAGAAATTCACAAACTGTTGCCGCACGAAAACACGATCTATTTAGCAGATAGTAAAAATGCGCCGTACGGACCAAAAGGGAAAGACAGAATTACCGAACTCAGCATAAAAAACACAGAATTACTTCTGGAAAAAGGTTGCAAACTAATTGTAGTCGCTTGCAATACCGCTACTACAAATGCTATAAAATACCTCAGAGAAAACTACGATGTTCCGTTTATAGGAATTGAACCTGCTATTAAACCTGCCGCTTTACAGACGAAATCCAAAGCGATTGGAATTTTGGCAACAAAAGGAACGTTGTCGAGCGAATTGTTTCACAAAACGACGGATTTATACACCAATGGCATTAAAATCATTGAACAAGTTGGTGAAGGATTAGTTCCATTAATTGAAAATGGCGAAATTGATACGCCTGAAATGGAAAATTTATTGAAAATATATTTAAAACCTATGCTAGAAGCAAATATTGACTATCTCGTTTTAGGTTGCAGTCACTATCCGTATTTAATTCCAAAATTAAAAACCTTACTTCCAAAACATGTAACGATTATCGATTCTGGAATTGCAGTTGCCAAACAAACTGCTTCTATTTTAGAATCACTTAACTTGTCTACGCAAGAAAAAACAAGTGGTGATTGCCTTTTCTACAGCAATGGAAATCCTGAAATTTTGAATGAAATTTTACAGGATGATTTTTTGGTGGAAGGTTTGGTGTTTTGA
- a CDS encoding SIMPL domain-containing protein (The SIMPL domain is named for its presence in mouse protein SIMPL (signalling molecule that associates with mouse pelle-like kinase). Bacterial member BP26, from Brucella, was shown to assemble into a channel-like structure, while YggE from E. coli has been associated with resistance to oxidative stress.): MKKINLILCLFITQIIFAQHKGNYDQQISRQNVKSTAYGNAQRYGNPTSNPARNVNPSANITLDVHALYNAKATSYTAIFNISQIGKTADDANNLVNERIDNVRKQLLSIGIKKEDIAIDVISFVPVYEIEVQKKLFSTKYNEVPKGFELQQNIHIQFTKTQQFEKVLAACASNEIYNLVKVDYFIENIREVYKKLQNSLVELIKEKKEYYKLLGFDLADYNAIMADDKYCYFPKDFYKNYQAFNSVSLEALQKNKGVTKAKKQTSYYYQPISYENYDIVLNAAILEPVIQVGMQIKLVYSPKPKEQKQAPKTEIKTEHKYYVISPDGKIDVKELNTNK; encoded by the coding sequence ATGAAGAAAATAAATTTAATCCTGTGCTTATTTATTACCCAGATTATTTTTGCACAACACAAAGGAAATTACGATCAACAAATTTCCAGGCAAAATGTAAAGTCAACAGCTTACGGAAATGCGCAACGTTATGGGAATCCAACATCTAATCCGGCGCGAAATGTGAATCCGAGTGCTAACATTACATTAGATGTACATGCGTTGTACAACGCTAAAGCAACTTCGTACACAGCAATTTTTAATATTTCTCAGATTGGAAAAACAGCCGACGACGCCAATAATTTAGTTAATGAACGAATTGATAATGTTCGAAAACAATTGCTTTCCATCGGAATTAAAAAAGAAGATATTGCTATTGATGTGATTTCGTTTGTGCCAGTATATGAAATTGAAGTGCAGAAAAAACTGTTTAGTACAAAATATAATGAAGTTCCCAAAGGTTTTGAGTTGCAACAGAATATTCACATTCAATTTACCAAAACACAACAATTTGAAAAGGTTTTAGCCGCATGTGCTTCTAACGAAATTTACAACTTAGTGAAAGTTGATTATTTTATTGAAAATATTAGAGAAGTGTATAAAAAGTTGCAAAATTCTTTAGTCGAATTGATTAAAGAAAAGAAAGAATATTATAAGCTTTTAGGATTTGATTTAGCAGATTACAATGCAATTATGGCGGATGATAAGTATTGTTATTTCCCAAAAGATTTCTACAAAAACTACCAAGCATTCAATAGTGTTTCTTTAGAAGCTTTACAGAAGAATAAAGGCGTGACCAAAGCAAAAAAGCAAACCTCATATTATTACCAACCAATTTCATATGAGAATTACGACATCGTACTAAATGCTGCAATTTTAGAACCTGTAATTCAAGTTGGAATGCAGATTAAATTGGTGTATTCGCCAAAACCAAAAGAACAGAAACAAGCTCCAAAAACAGAAATAAAAACGGAACATAAATATTATGTGATTTCTCCAGACGGAAAGATTGACGTAAAAGAATTAAACACAAATAAATAG